Proteins encoded in a region of the Cytobacillus pseudoceanisediminis genome:
- a CDS encoding MerR family transcriptional regulator has translation MATEEGKYNIKAVSKMLGIQPGTLRAWERRYQIVAPKRNESGHRLYTEEHIKVLKWLIRKVDQGFSISQAVSLLENKELNAEPLQMDKEGDRSGALANELLEALLQFNETKAHDLINQAFSFYTIDKVLIDILGSLLVKIGHQWEEGKITSAHEHFASSILRSRIGMILHSFPHNGVLPKVIAVCGPGEAHELGLLIFTLFLRRRGFEVVYLGTSIAEEDIETVIEIVKPKFIFLSCTMKSNVPETLKLSESLAETYGNLHVGIGGFGIDALSNEEKTKYEQLIPGSSTNEWEEWIRKRLQ, from the coding sequence ATGGCAACTGAAGAAGGAAAGTATAATATTAAGGCTGTATCTAAGATGCTCGGCATTCAGCCAGGAACGTTAAGAGCATGGGAGAGACGGTATCAAATTGTTGCTCCAAAGAGAAATGAATCTGGCCATAGGCTTTATACAGAGGAACATATCAAAGTGTTAAAATGGCTGATCAGGAAAGTGGATCAGGGTTTTTCCATAAGTCAGGCTGTTTCCCTTCTGGAAAATAAGGAACTGAATGCCGAGCCGCTTCAGATGGATAAGGAAGGTGATCGGTCTGGTGCCCTCGCCAATGAGCTGCTTGAAGCTCTCCTTCAGTTTAATGAAACAAAAGCACATGATTTAATTAATCAGGCTTTCAGTTTTTATACAATAGATAAAGTTCTTATTGATATATTAGGTTCACTTCTTGTAAAAATCGGGCATCAATGGGAAGAGGGGAAAATAACAAGTGCACATGAGCATTTTGCCTCATCTATATTAAGATCCAGAATTGGGATGATTCTGCATTCTTTTCCGCATAACGGAGTTCTGCCAAAGGTGATAGCAGTCTGCGGACCAGGTGAAGCTCACGAATTAGGGCTATTAATTTTTACTTTATTTTTGCGCAGAAGAGGATTTGAAGTCGTTTACCTTGGGACAAGCATCGCTGAAGAAGATATCGAAACTGTGATTGAGATAGTTAAACCAAAGTTTATATTCTTATCCTGTACGATGAAGTCCAACGTACCAGAAACTCTAAAACTGTCAGAGAGCCTTGCAGAGACTTATGGGAATTTGCATGTAGGCATTGGGGGATTCGGGATTGATGCCCTCAGTAATGAAGAAAAAACGAAGTATGAACAGTTAATTCCCGGCAGTTCCACAAATGAATGGGAAGAATGGATTAGAAAACGGCTCCAATAA
- a CDS encoding genetic competence negative regulator codes for MRLERLNYNKIKIFLTLDDLNDRGLTKEDVWKDSLKWHQLFHEMLEEASEEFGVDIQGSVAVEIFSMQSQGMVMIVTMEEQMDDEELLEDGFIEMQVTVEGSEDILFEFQDFEDVIQMAAELNRVQIEEGSLYSYKEKYYYHVTDIAAENVHRVIAILAEYGDSAFTSIHVIQEYGKVLIESQAVKELVKYFP; via the coding sequence ATGCGCTTAGAACGTTTGAATTATAATAAAATCAAAATCTTTCTCACATTAGATGATTTAAATGATAGAGGACTGACTAAGGAAGATGTCTGGAAGGATTCACTTAAATGGCATCAGCTTTTTCATGAGATGCTGGAAGAGGCAAGTGAAGAATTTGGTGTAGATATTCAAGGTTCAGTTGCTGTGGAGATATTCTCCATGCAGTCTCAGGGAATGGTTATGATCGTTACAATGGAGGAGCAGATGGATGATGAAGAGCTCCTTGAGGATGGTTTTATTGAAATGCAAGTAACTGTTGAGGGCAGTGAAGATATATTATTCGAGTTCCAGGATTTTGAAGATGTAATTCAAATGGCTGCAGAGCTGAATCGTGTACAGATTGAGGAAGGAAGCCTTTATTCTTATAAAGAGAAGTATTATTATCATGTTACTGATATAGCGGCAGAAAACGTTCATAGAGTAATTGCCATACTAGCTGAGTACGGTGATTCAGCCTTTACCAGCATACATGTTATTCAGGAATATGGGAAAGTACTTATCGAGTCCCAAGCAGTAAAGGAGCTGGTAAAATACTTTCCATAA
- a CDS encoding YpdA family putative bacillithiol disulfide reductase — protein MNIDAIIVGGGPCGLAAAIALQEAGRNPLVIEKGNIVNAIYHYPTHQTFFSTSEKLEIGGVPFITENYKPKRNQALTYYREVVKRKGIKVNAFEKVLKVIKNPSDVFEVQTDKGIYTANYVVIATGYYDHPNYMGVPGEDLPKVFHYFKEAHPYFDKDVTVIGGKNSSVDAAIELVKAGARVTVIYRGTEYSPSIKPWILPEFESLVRNGVIKMEFNAHVKEISENKLTYMAGGQHFDIENDFVFAMTGYHPDHEFLRGMGIQINEETGRPQFNPETMETNVPGIFIAGVIAAGNNANEIFIENGRFHGGQIAKAIIEKGNNKG, from the coding sequence TTGAATATAGACGCTATTATTGTTGGCGGAGGACCATGCGGATTGGCAGCTGCCATAGCCCTTCAGGAAGCTGGGAGAAACCCGCTTGTTATCGAAAAAGGCAATATTGTAAACGCAATTTACCACTATCCAACACACCAAACCTTCTTCAGCACGAGCGAAAAGCTCGAAATCGGCGGGGTACCCTTTATAACAGAAAATTATAAGCCTAAGAGAAACCAGGCACTAACTTATTACCGGGAAGTTGTAAAAAGAAAAGGGATTAAGGTAAATGCCTTTGAAAAAGTTCTCAAAGTAATTAAAAATCCATCTGATGTATTTGAAGTACAAACAGATAAGGGCATTTATACCGCCAATTACGTAGTAATTGCTACAGGCTATTACGACCATCCAAATTACATGGGAGTTCCAGGGGAGGATCTGCCAAAGGTGTTTCACTATTTCAAAGAAGCCCATCCTTATTTTGATAAAGACGTAACGGTAATTGGCGGGAAAAACTCAAGCGTCGATGCTGCGATCGAACTGGTTAAAGCAGGAGCCAGAGTTACGGTGATCTATCGCGGAACAGAATATTCACCCAGCATAAAGCCATGGATTCTCCCTGAGTTTGAGTCCTTAGTCAGAAACGGCGTCATCAAAATGGAATTTAATGCACATGTGAAAGAAATCAGTGAAAATAAGCTGACCTACATGGCAGGTGGCCAGCATTTTGACATTGAGAACGACTTTGTATTTGCCATGACCGGCTACCATCCTGACCATGAATTTTTAAGGGGTATGGGAATTCAAATAAATGAAGAAACGGGCCGCCCTCAATTTAATCCTGAAACGATGGAAACGAATGTCCCTGGAATATTTATTGCGGGTGTAATAGCTGCCGGGAATAATGCCAACGAAATTTTTATTGAAAATGGCAGATTCCATGGCGGACAAATAGCAAAAGCTATAATTGAAAAAGGCAATAACAAAGGCTGA
- a CDS encoding asparaginase gives MSEDAATGAVKPTDNNPLTEKTKELLSLAELLVEEPFHLPSPHITPREMLKLKEIIEKNLAKEKISGVVITHGTDTLEETAYFLDLTVKTSLPIVVTGAMRSSNEIGSDGLYNLISSIRVASCEEAKNKGVLVVLNDEIHTAENVTKTHTSNVSTFQSPQYGPIGIVTKRGVLFHNTPTNREYYPLNAIVKKVTLIKAFAGMDSSLLYAIGDLDFDGVVIEALGQGNLPPATIEGIKALTEKNIPIVLVSRCFNGIAQDVYGYDGGGKHLKDMGVIFSNGLNGQKARIKLLIGLETQQNIEEIFQI, from the coding sequence ATGAGTGAGGATGCAGCAACTGGTGCTGTAAAGCCAACAGATAATAATCCATTAACTGAAAAAACAAAGGAACTGCTTTCCCTTGCAGAATTACTGGTTGAAGAGCCTTTTCATCTCCCTTCACCGCATATAACACCTAGAGAAATGCTTAAATTGAAGGAAATCATTGAAAAAAACCTGGCAAAAGAAAAAATTAGCGGCGTAGTCATTACCCATGGAACAGATACATTAGAAGAGACAGCCTATTTCTTGGATCTGACTGTTAAAACATCTCTTCCCATCGTTGTTACTGGTGCAATGAGATCAAGTAATGAAATCGGCTCTGACGGACTTTACAACCTAATTTCCTCCATTCGCGTGGCTTCATGTGAAGAAGCAAAAAACAAAGGGGTTCTGGTTGTTCTAAATGATGAAATTCATACTGCGGAAAATGTGACAAAGACACACACAAGCAATGTATCTACTTTCCAAAGCCCGCAGTATGGACCAATCGGAATAGTCACAAAGAGAGGTGTATTATTCCACAACACGCCCACAAATAGAGAATATTATCCTTTAAATGCTATTGTTAAAAAAGTCACACTTATTAAAGCATTTGCCGGAATGGATTCTTCTTTGCTTTATGCGATAGGTGATTTAGATTTTGACGGAGTTGTGATTGAAGCACTTGGACAAGGCAATTTGCCTCCAGCCACAATTGAAGGCATTAAGGCTCTTACAGAAAAGAACATTCCGATTGTATTGGTTTCCCGATGTTTCAATGGAATTGCACAAGATGTGTATGGCTATGACGGAGGCGGAAAGCATCTAAAGGACATGGGTGTTATTTTCTCAAATGGACTAAACGGGCAAAAAGCAAGAATTAAACTGCTTATCGGACTGGAAACCCAGCAAAATATCGAAGAGATTTTCCAAATATAA
- the prsW gene encoding glutamic-type intramembrane protease PrsW gives MLGILSAGIAPGLALLSYFYLKDQYESEPISMVFKTFLFGALLVFPIMFIQYVLETEGVLQSSLMDAFLSSSLLEEFFKWFILFYTIYQHITFDEPYDGIVYGASVSLGFATAENIFYLVALGVEHALGRALLPVSSHALFGVIMGYYIGKGKFSATSTKKWIAFSLFIPFLLHGIYDYILISLKHWIFIMFPFMIFLWWLGLRKVKKARAHSLNHMNNQFDLQKTLHS, from the coding sequence ATGCTGGGAATATTATCCGCTGGCATCGCGCCGGGGTTGGCATTATTAAGCTATTTTTATTTAAAAGATCAATATGAGTCTGAACCCATATCAATGGTTTTTAAAACTTTTTTGTTTGGTGCTTTGCTCGTATTCCCTATCATGTTCATCCAGTATGTTTTAGAGACTGAAGGGGTGCTGCAGTCTAGTTTGATGGATGCATTTCTGTCATCAAGTCTGCTGGAAGAATTCTTTAAATGGTTTATATTATTTTATACTATTTATCAGCATATAACATTTGATGAACCATATGATGGAATTGTGTATGGTGCTTCTGTATCACTTGGCTTTGCCACTGCAGAAAATATCTTCTATCTCGTCGCACTCGGTGTGGAACACGCTCTTGGAAGGGCCTTGCTTCCGGTTTCCAGTCATGCTCTCTTTGGTGTTATCATGGGCTATTATATAGGAAAAGGAAAATTCTCGGCAACCTCGACAAAAAAATGGATAGCCTTTTCGCTCTTTATACCTTTTCTCCTTCACGGTATTTACGACTATATCCTGATCTCCTTAAAACATTGGATTTTTATCATGTTCCCATTTATGATCTTCCTTTGGTGGCTGGGCTTAAGAAAAGTCAAAAAAGCAAGGGCACATAGTCTAAACCACATGAATAATCAATTTGATTTACAGAAAACTCTCCATTCTTGA
- the sleB gene encoding spore cortex-lytic enzyme yields MKKNFLAGKVLLIISLCILGIPFSGNMDKANAFSNQVIQHGAVGNDVIELQSRLQYLGFYNGKIDGVFGWGTYWALRNFQYEFGLPIDGLAGQETKNKLVKASKYNEQYVKEQINKGNKFTHYGGVDTEKQTKPQQGGSSGGTAQQQEAPKQPTAANVPNGFSDNDIQLMANAVYGESRGEPYTGQVAVAAVILNRVESASFPNTVSGVIFEPRAFTAVADGQIWLTPNETAKKAVLDAINGWDPTGEALYYFNPDTATSGWIWTRPQIKQIGKHIFCK; encoded by the coding sequence ATGAAAAAGAATTTTTTGGCAGGAAAGGTTTTACTCATAATCTCCCTTTGTATTCTAGGAATTCCTTTTAGCGGGAATATGGACAAAGCTAATGCCTTTTCGAACCAGGTTATCCAGCACGGAGCAGTGGGAAATGATGTAATCGAGCTTCAGTCCCGCCTGCAGTATTTAGGATTCTACAATGGGAAAATCGATGGAGTTTTTGGGTGGGGAACCTATTGGGCACTCAGGAATTTTCAATATGAATTCGGCCTTCCGATAGATGGGCTTGCTGGCCAGGAAACAAAAAATAAGCTCGTAAAAGCATCCAAGTATAATGAACAGTATGTGAAAGAACAAATTAATAAGGGCAATAAATTTACCCATTACGGCGGGGTGGACACTGAAAAGCAGACTAAGCCTCAGCAAGGTGGATCTTCCGGGGGAACGGCACAGCAGCAGGAAGCTCCTAAACAGCCGACTGCTGCAAATGTGCCTAACGGATTCTCAGATAATGATATCCAGTTAATGGCCAATGCGGTTTATGGAGAATCAAGAGGAGAGCCGTATACAGGCCAGGTGGCAGTTGCCGCAGTTATCTTAAACCGTGTAGAAAGTGCATCATTTCCGAACACTGTATCTGGCGTTATTTTTGAGCCGCGTGCTTTTACCGCCGTGGCCGATGGACAGATATGGTTAACGCCGAATGAAACTGCAAAAAAGGCCGTCCTTGATGCCATTAATGGATGGGATCCAACAGGCGAGGCACTGTATTACTTTAACCCGGATACAGCAACAAGCGGATGGATTTGGACACGGCCGCAAATCAAGCAGATTGGAAAACATATATTCTGTAAATAG
- the ypeB gene encoding germination protein YpeB yields the protein MLRGILIGVLALGVAGTAFWGYQEHREKNAILINAENNYQRAFHDLTYQIDLLHDKIGTTLAMNSRASLSPELAEVWRLTSEAHSDVGQLPLSLLPFNKTEEFLSNIGDFSYRTAVRDLEKEPLSDKEYQALKQLYKQSADVQQDLRKVQHMVLEKNLRWMDVEMALASNGEAADNTIIDGFKTVEKTVEGYGETDFGPAFVNMQRKDENYKYLKGKEITEEEAARIGQQYAKLGKNVNIRVTENGKGSDYGFYSVSIQNKKTKEEANMDITKKGGYPIWFILDREVAKQKVSLNEASNNAIKFLKDNGFKDLDLFESAQYDNLGVFTFVSNQDGVRIYPDSIRVKVALDNGSMAAFSAEDYLKAHHQREIPEPAITAEEARAKVNPQLKVMEDRRAIIINDLKQEVSCYEILGTLGEDTYRIYINAETGQEEKVEKLKNAEPVFEDVL from the coding sequence ATGCTTAGAGGAATTCTCATAGGCGTACTTGCACTGGGTGTTGCCGGTACAGCGTTTTGGGGTTATCAGGAACACCGGGAGAAAAATGCAATCCTAATTAATGCCGAAAATAATTATCAAAGGGCATTTCATGATTTAACTTACCAAATTGACCTATTGCATGACAAAATCGGAACAACCTTAGCAATGAATTCGAGAGCTTCACTATCACCTGAATTGGCAGAAGTGTGGAGATTGACTTCAGAAGCCCACTCAGATGTTGGCCAGCTGCCTCTCTCACTTCTTCCTTTCAATAAAACAGAAGAGTTTCTATCCAATATTGGAGATTTCAGTTATCGGACAGCAGTAAGGGATTTGGAGAAGGAACCTTTATCGGATAAAGAATATCAAGCGCTAAAGCAGCTCTATAAACAGTCGGCTGATGTTCAGCAGGATTTGCGCAAAGTTCAGCATATGGTGCTTGAAAAGAACTTACGGTGGATGGATGTAGAAATGGCGCTCGCTTCCAATGGGGAAGCTGCAGATAATACAATCATAGATGGATTTAAGACAGTGGAAAAAACGGTTGAAGGCTATGGAGAGACAGACTTTGGACCGGCATTTGTAAATATGCAGAGGAAGGATGAAAATTACAAATATCTTAAAGGTAAAGAAATAACAGAAGAAGAAGCTGCACGAATAGGTCAGCAATATGCAAAGTTGGGGAAAAATGTAAATATAAGAGTGACTGAAAACGGCAAAGGATCTGATTACGGGTTCTATAGTGTCAGTATTCAAAATAAGAAAACAAAAGAAGAAGCAAACATGGATATCACTAAGAAAGGCGGGTATCCTATCTGGTTCATACTGGATCGGGAAGTGGCGAAACAAAAAGTAAGCCTTAATGAAGCAAGCAATAATGCGATTAAATTTCTGAAAGATAATGGCTTCAAGGACCTTGATTTATTCGAGAGTGCTCAGTATGACAATTTAGGCGTATTTACCTTCGTATCCAATCAGGATGGCGTAAGAATTTATCCGGACTCCATTCGTGTGAAAGTTGCGCTTGATAATGGCAGTATGGCAGCCTTTTCTGCTGAGGATTATTTAAAAGCTCATCACCAGAGAGAAATTCCTGAGCCTGCAATTACTGCAGAAGAGGCGAGAGCCAAGGTGAATCCACAACTGAAAGTCATGGAAGACAGACGGGCAATCATCATTAATGATTTAAAACAGGAAGTTTCCTGTTATGAAATTCTAGGCACATTGGGTGAAGATACCTACAGAATCTATATAAACGCAGAAACAGGACAAGAAGAAAAAGTAGAAAAGCTAAAAAATGCTGAGCCAGTATTTGAAGATGTACTGTAG
- a CDS encoding flagellar brake protein, with amino-acid sequence MINIGETVLLELTYSEKSEKYKCKLVEREGNNLYIDYPIVQETNKTAFLLDGTQLKATFLAEDGTVYLFESEVMGRVKLKIPMIVLSYPGDEHLVKIQRRQFVRVETPVDVAIHPESNEFSPFVSVTDDISAGGAAIIAQTGSSLIANMQILTYFVLTMQNGDNYYLRLKSKVIRVSEPQNGKSLISVQFLEVSPRIDNCSCDFVSIGNWQ; translated from the coding sequence GTGATAAATATTGGAGAGACAGTGCTGCTCGAATTAACATACTCGGAAAAATCCGAGAAATATAAATGCAAGCTTGTTGAAAGAGAAGGAAATAATCTATATATTGATTATCCGATAGTACAGGAAACAAATAAAACTGCTTTCCTGCTCGATGGGACTCAGCTGAAGGCAACCTTTTTGGCTGAAGATGGGACGGTATATCTTTTCGAAAGCGAGGTTATGGGAAGAGTTAAGTTGAAGATCCCGATGATTGTTTTATCATATCCAGGGGACGAACATTTGGTAAAAATTCAGCGGCGTCAGTTTGTCCGGGTTGAAACACCCGTTGATGTTGCTATCCACCCGGAAAGTAATGAGTTTAGTCCTTTTGTATCCGTTACGGATGATATTAGTGCTGGCGGGGCTGCAATCATCGCACAAACAGGCAGCTCTTTAATAGCGAATATGCAAATACTCACTTATTTCGTATTAACTATGCAAAACGGCGACAATTATTATTTACGGCTTAAAAGTAAGGTAATCAGAGTTTCTGAACCTCAAAATGGAAAATCGCTTATTTCTGTTCAGTTTTTGGAGGTAAGCCCCAGGATAGACAATTGCTCCTGCGATTTTGTTTCGATAGGCAACTGGCAATGA
- a CDS encoding YpfB family protein: MKTVERIILKLIIVQFVFLLFTQFFFHHMDAFPELKQLTQYEGVTDQNFTELLETFRENY, encoded by the coding sequence ATGAAAACGGTGGAGAGGATTATTCTAAAGTTAATTATTGTGCAATTTGTTTTCTTGCTGTTCACTCAATTTTTCTTTCATCATATGGATGCTTTTCCGGAATTAAAGCAGCTGACTCAGTATGAGGGTGTTACAGATCAGAATTTCACTGAGCTGCTTGAAACGTTCAGGGAAAATTATTAG
- the cmk gene encoding (d)CMP kinase has translation MSKRISIAIDGPAAAGKSTVAKIVAEKLSYIYIDTGAMYRALTYKAIQKNASLEDEASLMEILNNTVIELQPGEKGQLIYLDGLDVTNEIRTSEVTNSVSIVSMHKLVREEMVLRQQSFALNGGVVMDGRDIGTHVLPHAEVKIFLLASVDERAVRRHNENIQKGYPSDLEKLKEEISLRDKLDSEREVAPLKKADDAKEIDTTSLSIGQVVDKIMDLAIERIGSK, from the coding sequence ATGAGCAAACGTATATCAATTGCAATTGACGGCCCAGCTGCTGCAGGGAAAAGTACAGTAGCAAAGATTGTGGCAGAAAAATTATCTTACATATATATTGATACTGGTGCCATGTATCGCGCCTTGACTTATAAAGCTATTCAGAAGAATGCAAGTCTTGAAGATGAAGCTTCTCTTATGGAGATTCTAAACAATACAGTTATTGAACTGCAGCCAGGCGAAAAAGGGCAATTAATTTATCTGGACGGGCTGGATGTGACAAATGAAATCAGGACTTCTGAAGTGACAAATTCTGTTTCTATAGTCTCCATGCATAAACTAGTTAGAGAAGAAATGGTATTGCGCCAGCAAAGCTTTGCTTTAAATGGAGGAGTTGTAATGGATGGCCGGGATATCGGAACCCATGTCCTGCCCCATGCAGAAGTAAAGATTTTTCTTTTAGCCTCTGTCGATGAAAGAGCTGTAAGGCGACATAACGAAAATATCCAGAAGGGATATCCATCTGATCTTGAAAAACTGAAGGAAGAAATTTCCTTAAGGGACAAGCTGGACTCTGAGCGCGAAGTAGCTCCCTTAAAGAAAGCAGATGATGCAAAGGAGATTGATACAACTTCTTTGTCAATTGGTCAGGTAGTCGATAAGATAATGGATCTGGCTATTGAAAGGATTGGTTCAAAGTGA
- a CDS encoding lysophospholipid acyltransferase family protein: MNLYSFAKAAVYGVLKPIYRFEVIGKENFPAEGGVLLCSNHIDNLDPPVVGINAPRPVYFMAKEELFNVPVLGKILPDLNAFPVKRGMSDREALRKGLGILKEGKVLGLFPEGTRSKTGQLGKGLAGAGFFALRSEANVVPCAIIGPYKAFSRLKVVYGKPIDMKELRERKASAEETTELIMSEIRKLIEDYS, encoded by the coding sequence GTGAATCTCTATTCTTTTGCTAAAGCAGCAGTCTATGGAGTTCTAAAACCCATATACAGATTTGAAGTAATTGGGAAGGAGAACTTTCCTGCTGAAGGGGGCGTCCTTTTATGCTCTAATCATATAGATAATCTCGATCCTCCGGTGGTCGGCATTAATGCTCCAAGGCCAGTTTATTTTATGGCCAAGGAAGAGCTTTTTAATGTACCGGTTCTGGGGAAAATTCTTCCCGATCTCAACGCATTTCCTGTCAAGAGAGGAATGAGTGACAGAGAGGCATTGAGAAAAGGGCTTGGAATATTAAAAGAAGGAAAGGTTTTAGGGCTGTTTCCAGAGGGTACTAGAAGTAAAACGGGGCAGCTGGGGAAAGGACTGGCAGGTGCAGGTTTTTTTGCTCTCAGGTCAGAAGCGAATGTCGTTCCCTGCGCCATTATTGGCCCCTATAAAGCTTTTTCAAGATTAAAAGTTGTATATGGTAAACCAATTGATATGAAAGAGCTAAGGGAAAGAAAGGCCTCGGCGGAGGAAACCACTGAATTGATTATGTCAGAAATACGTAAATTAATAGAAGATTATTCATAG
- the rpsA gene encoding 30S ribosomal protein S1 — MSEEMNQVEVKNFEVGDKVKGQVTKVEEKQVIVDLADSKLDGIIPISELSSLHIEKASDAVSEGDELELEVLKVEEEALILSKRKVDAGKSWETLEKKFNDGEVFEAEIKDVVKGGLVVDLGVRGFVPASLVEAHFVEDFTDYKGKTMTFKIVELDKDKNRLILSHRAVIEEEKGKQKHQVLESLQAGQVLDGTVQRITDFGAFVDIGGIDGLVHISQLSYEHVEKPSDVVEEGQKVKVKVLSVDRDNERISLSIKETLPGPWDNISEKAPKGSTLEGTVKRLVSYGAFVEVFPGVEGLVHISQIAHKHIGTPHEVLSEGQEIKVKVLDVNEQDQRLSLSIKDLLEKEQEEVTDYELPEENKGFSLGDMIGDQLKNLKK; from the coding sequence ATGTCAGAGGAAATGAATCAAGTAGAAGTTAAAAATTTTGAGGTGGGTGACAAGGTAAAAGGCCAAGTTACCAAAGTAGAAGAAAAGCAAGTCATTGTTGATCTTGCTGACAGCAAATTGGATGGGATTATCCCAATCAGCGAGCTTTCAAGCCTTCATATTGAAAAAGCAAGCGATGCGGTTTCAGAAGGAGATGAGCTCGAGCTTGAAGTTTTAAAAGTGGAGGAAGAAGCCCTTATTCTTTCTAAACGAAAAGTGGATGCCGGGAAATCCTGGGAAACCCTTGAAAAGAAATTCAATGATGGTGAAGTTTTTGAAGCAGAAATAAAAGATGTTGTTAAAGGCGGCTTAGTAGTAGACTTGGGTGTGCGCGGATTTGTTCCTGCTTCCCTGGTTGAAGCTCACTTTGTTGAGGACTTTACTGATTATAAAGGCAAAACGATGACATTTAAAATTGTAGAGCTTGATAAAGATAAAAATCGCCTGATTCTTTCTCACCGCGCTGTAATAGAGGAAGAAAAAGGAAAACAGAAACACCAAGTGCTTGAATCCCTTCAGGCAGGTCAGGTTTTAGATGGAACAGTTCAAAGAATTACTGACTTTGGAGCATTTGTTGATATTGGCGGGATCGATGGTCTTGTTCATATTTCCCAGCTTTCTTATGAGCATGTAGAGAAGCCTTCAGATGTTGTGGAAGAAGGCCAAAAAGTGAAAGTGAAAGTATTAAGTGTAGACCGGGATAATGAACGCATTTCACTTTCCATTAAGGAGACTTTGCCAGGGCCATGGGATAATATCAGTGAAAAGGCTCCTAAAGGAAGCACTCTTGAAGGAACAGTAAAAAGACTGGTGTCATATGGAGCATTTGTTGAAGTTTTCCCAGGAGTGGAAGGCCTTGTCCATATTTCTCAAATTGCGCATAAGCATATTGGAACTCCTCACGAAGTATTGAGCGAAGGACAGGAAATAAAAGTAAAGGTTCTTGATGTGAACGAACAGGACCAGCGCCTGTCATTGAGCATCAAAGATCTTCTTGAAAAAGAACAGGAAGAAGTGACTGACTATGAACTTCCTGAAGAAAATAAAGGCTTCTCTCTTGGTGATATGATAGGCGACCAGCTAAAGAATTTAAAAAAGTAA
- a CDS encoding YphA family membrane protein codes for MEGLIFYWISWMVWIMATFFMDRNNKYRFLLSAWILFFIMLSPWTLKIFNVETGIGGLFLLVSLYIFAGRLKKLSKLYFLFCAFILMMAYVTFHLFELFDPVWVIFSRNWMLSVLLVYLAVLLQKNRMLRLPLILLGSIQGEVLYALILNQFSFPYTIGSLAFLDIMAISVSISAVWIAVQWAVKYIEANFKHFEREKQKLS; via the coding sequence ATGGAAGGATTAATTTTCTATTGGATTTCCTGGATGGTTTGGATTATGGCGACTTTTTTTATGGATCGAAATAATAAATACAGGTTTCTATTATCTGCCTGGATTTTATTCTTCATTATGCTGTCACCCTGGACACTTAAAATCTTCAATGTTGAAACTGGTATTGGTGGCCTTTTTCTGCTTGTATCTTTATATATTTTTGCTGGGAGATTAAAAAAACTGAGTAAACTTTATTTCCTTTTTTGTGCTTTCATCCTGATGATGGCATATGTCACATTTCATCTGTTTGAACTGTTTGATCCGGTTTGGGTAATATTCTCACGAAATTGGATGCTGTCAGTCCTTCTTGTTTATTTGGCAGTTCTCCTGCAAAAAAACAGAATGCTCAGACTGCCGTTAATATTGCTCGGGAGCATCCAGGGAGAAGTTCTTTATGCGCTCATACTTAATCAATTTTCCTTTCCGTACACTATTGGATCATTGGCCTTTCTGGATATCATGGCAATCTCTGTTTCCATATCGGCCGTATGGATTGCAGTGCAATGGGCCGTCAAATATATTGAAGCCAACTTTAAACATTTCGAAAGGGAGAAACAAAAATTATCATGA